From one Brachypodium distachyon strain Bd21 chromosome 4, Brachypodium_distachyon_v3.0, whole genome shotgun sequence genomic stretch:
- the LOC100837626 gene encoding uncharacterized protein At2g39795, mitochondrial, producing MARALLRNALSLSSTAPRLPSFSSSSSTAVAPLRSPLDDRLLRLLRSEISYISDRRPPYRPPSSFKSFDVEDRPGEQWVRLRAARGAEEVKVDATMFDGAFAPPPDASLFQRVESLEQGPRLHLSLIVEVSRADGVLGFICSAWPDYLTIRHVLTLRGAGAAGSDRGGRDFTKLEPGEREMVKKFLQEREVDADLAEFLHDYIANKEKMELLRWLKTVKSFIEK from the exons ATGGCGCGCGCCCTCCTCCGCAAcgcgctctccctctcctccacgGCGCCAAGGCTCCcatccttctcctcctcctcctccacggccgTCGCGCCGCTGCGCTCTCCGCTCGACGAccgcctcctccgtctcctGCGCTCCGAGATCTCCTACATCTCCGACCGCCGCCCTCCCTACCGG CCGCCGTCCAGCTTCAAGTCGTTCGACGTGGAGGACCGCCCGGGGGAACAGTGGGtgcgcctccgcgccgcccgcggtGCCGAGGAGGTCAAGGTCGACGCCACCATGTTCGACGGCGCCTTCGCGCCACCCCCCGACGCGTCCCTCTTCCAACGGGTCGAGTCGCTCGAGCAAGGCCCGCGCCTCCACCTCAGCCTCATCGTCGAGGTCTCCCGGGCTGACGGAGTCCTGGGATTCATCTGCTCCGCCTGGCCCGACTACCTCACCATCCGCCACGTGCTCACCCTCAGgggagccggcgccgccggcagcgACCGTGGTGGACGCGACTTCAC GAAGCTGGAGCCtggggagagggagatggtGAAGAAGTTCTTGCAGGAGAGGGAGGTGGATGCTGATCTCGCCGAGTTCTTGCATGACTACATCGCGAACAAGGAAAAGATGGAGCTGCTTCGGTGGTTGAAGACAGTCAAATCGTTCATCGAGAAGTAA
- the LOC100837325 gene encoding uncharacterized protein LOC100837325 — protein sequence MGYTYTPTYYSGLQDTIATLCKSIFTRPGRRLTADQAAARRHADALKWQQDSFHRILHLSALHREGIVPASDVHAFRASLLAALAAPPAPQNPDLPPILRDKLLFLQELLRAKCISSAEYNSTKRPLVQRLAALGIVVDCPDADAAGGVAAGSTRSSAEEWSEIDLRDPAPATAASDKPKHKAFVSAWKSRGKKEQDSRPPLAQVDQNHASVLMAESSPSEAAPPGKAEKGKRRHLTAMFHNGGENKEPAAEEGAVEKGGMKSRKKSSWGFDGLKKWKKAGGGSNEDATAAGEGAPPRSSHSDCRLEASPAIAASPDAKRAKKKLHPASTGGNVSAADLANDKVLVEETKKELSRIQAELSSTNRNLNFSDQQIEAISTRLPVDKSDLKTFFPKAWCDQHGDGVIDAAQKEFKGHVEEIEKQREEDITGSEGWEAAFRDSHEEDNFNPRAFSQHHSAGQGEKVHESLGSEHFTNPFYDDKSNPFWNQSYN from the exons atggggtACACGTACACGCCGACGTACTACTCGGGCCTGCAGGACACCATCGCGACGCTGTGCAAGTCCATCTTCACCaggcccggccgccgcctcaccGCCGACcaggccgccgcgcgccgccacgccgacGCCCTCAAGTGGCAGCAGGACTCCTTCCACCGGATCCTCCACCTCTCCGCGCTCCACCGCGAGGGCATCGTCCCGGCCTCCGACGTCCACGCCTTCCGCGCgtccctcctcgccgccctcgCGGCCCCGCCCGCCCCGCAGAACCCCGACCTCCCGCCCATCCTCCGCGAcaagctcctcttcctccag GAGCTGTTGCGCGCCAAGTGCATCTCGTCAGCGGAGTACAACTCGACCAAGAGGCCGCTCGTGCAGCGCctggcggcgctcgggatCGTCGTTGACTGCCCCGACGCGGACGCTGCCGGTGGCGTGGCGGCCGGTTCGACCCGGTCGTCCGCGGAGGAGTGGTCGGAGATCGATCTACGGGACCCGGCCCCCGCCACGGCGGCCTCTGACAAGCCCAAGCACAAGGCCTTCGTCTCGGCATGGAAAAGCCGAGGCAAGAAGGAGCAGGACTCGAGGCCGCCGTTGGCCCAGGTGGACCAGAACCACGCGTCGGTCCTCATGGCCGAGAGCTCGccgtcggaggcggcgccccccgggaaggCTGAGAAAGGGAAGAGGAGGCATCTGACGGCGATGTTCCACAACGGCGGCGAGAACAAGGAGCCtgcggcggaggaaggcgcCGTGGAGAAGGGGGGAATGAAGAGCAGGAAGAAGAGCTCTTGGGGGTTTGATGGGCTCAAGAAGTGGAAGAAGGCAGGTGGTGGTAGCAACGAGGACGCCACAGCagccggggagggcgctccgcCACGGTCTTCGCACAGTGACTGCCGGCTTGAGGCAAGCCCTGCCATCGCGGCCAGCCCGGATGCGAAGAGAGCCAAGAAGAAGCTCCATCCTGCTAGTACCGGTGGCAATGTCTCAGCTGCTGATTTGGCGAATGATAAG GTTTTGGtggaggagacgaagaaggAGCTTTCAAGGATTCAGGCTGAGCTATCCTCTACGAATCGAAACCTGAACTTCTC CGATCAGCAGATTGAGGCCATCTCAACAAGGCTTCCAGTGGACAAGTCCGATCTCAAGACATTCTTCCCAAA GGCATGGTGTGACCAGCATGGAGACGGTGTGATCGACGCAGCGCAGAAGGAGTTCAAGGGGCACGTGGAGGAGATTGAGAAGCAGAGGGAGGAGGACATTACCGGCAGTGAGGGCTGGGAGGCAGCTTTCAGGGACAGCCATGAGGAGGACAACTTCAACCCCAGGGCCTTCTCCCAGCATCATTCAGCTGGCCAGGGGGAGAAAGTTCACGAGAGCCTTGGCAGTGAGCATTTCACTAACCCTTTCTATGATGACAAGAGCAACCCATTCTGGAACCAAAGTTACAACTGA